The window gaaaaACCACTACTCTGGCTACTACCCAGACGGgtatttaaaagctcaacctggagcgagtgaaaTCACCACTACTGCCGTTACTACCCAGGGGTCACAAtatctgacctggagcaagtgggacgaaccacaacccttgctactgcccaggatctcaaaacatacattcatttagtttaaaaaaaattaatcatcattgttatcaaatctcaaacattaacctggagcaagcggaacAAACcgcaacccttgctactacccaggtatcacaaatacacattcattcataatcactcttcattattaccaattctcaaacaatgacccggagcaagcaggacgaaccacaacccttgctactagccaggtatcacaaatacacattcattcataatcactcTTCATTATTACCAATTCTCAAACAATGACCCAGAGCAAGCGGAACAAactacaacccttgctactacccaggtatcacagacttacattcattcaaaaacttcataattaaactcatttatcataattctccttccctatctcatacccggagcaagtggacaacaccactgcctactacccTAGCTTCTTCTCTTTACTaggaatactataaaaatttaggaCTTAAAAGATGAAAATGGAAGCTTAGAAGTCTAAAAATTcagctttaaaaactcaaaaattaatttttgttgaaaacagggtcacacaattctcaacccaattattaattcacattacatatcaactatacataatagtaccaaccatttatacaatccaaacttaatcctaggggcatctagcctaggaattctcatcacaccacacggtacttaaatgaaacttaaaccaattcttctcttgtagctaaaataattgagcttcttcttgcaagtctccaccaacccttagctccaagcctcaccaaagctccacaagcaatatgaatcttccaattgtgcaccaaaatcacccaatactctaacataatcaattttcacacttataatcaacctagggttcatgaaattaATAAATCACAAGAGTTAGAGGGTTCCTTACCTTAACCCATGAAATTGGTTAATGGAACTCACCAATaactcatactagagcactcctaaacaatcAAAACCATAAAATCACTCAACACCCATAACCAAATTTGAATTtaaggagaaaaacaaaaattggacaGAGGAcagtggaatactcaccacaaaacttatataaaattgtagaggatgagaagagcgaagcatggccacaaacggctcgttaATCGGAGTTCCGGAGAAAAAGTTTTGGTAATTTGAAGTTTCAAGGAGGCTagggtttctctcttcttctctctcctctcaaATTCCGGATCTCTCTCACAAATGGGAGAGTATGGTGGCTGAAAGTGTGCTTAATGATGTTATATATATGTGGGCTTGGGTccacttgggcccggttcacttattttagcctgttggcccaattttgggcaaaaacctttaagattagagttttaaatcgtaatttaaatatttctaacttcccaaattataaattcttatttcttaaaattattcacttctaattaattttttcagCCACAGTACCGGACAGATCGCAGCCGGTATTGCCGGTCAAATTTCCAGTGCGCATTTTTTttagaaaactatattttccgactcagaaaaattcattgagtccaaatatcatatttaaattatcaaatttcgaTTGCtagattttctaaccatattcactcctatttaatttgttatttaattaattacgattTGACCAGATTTTACAAGACTCACATGTAgttgtcttcatatgaagttgatagttgaaaattgTTATATGATATTTAGCcaaacttgtcaaatcatctaactatttttaaatatcaacttcacatgaaaataacTGTATGTGAGTATTTtcctataataatataataatacaataaatataaactaattaataaagtattaaaatttaaaaatgataattatttttataaatacaaaataaaagtacttataataaagaaaaaataattaaaatttatataattatttaattataccggGTTAACCGGTTCGACCAGTGACTCACCGGTTTGATCACCGATTCGGCTCTGACAACTATGGTAATTCTTCTGTCAAATACACATAAAAATGTCCCATAAGTCCAGTATTATATTTGTTTTCATGTATGAACTCAACAGTTAATATTTCGCCATCCTGAATCTTGATAGAGCCTGGTTTTGGATAACAACCAGACATTCCAACAACATAGCCTTTTTCATTTCCTGGCTCTTCTCCTGTGCCGTATGTTGGTTGAACCGCACATAATACCTTTCCATtctgaagaaaaacaaaaaaataaggacaaagatattttaaaatattttacttcttaagaagatgaaaaattaagaaataatattACTTAATAAACAAATATAGAATGGTCAgctaacaaaataatttatacgTAGTTGTAAAGACTATATATGAAAAATTGATAATTACCTCCCCATATAAAGTTGCATTAACGATTCCTGGATGCACGTGAGCTGTAGAGTAGATTAGATTACCACCCTTTTTCATTGGGATCTTTGTCCTTTTAATATGATAATGTCCAATATCAGTATTTTGCGGAGTGATAGAATACTCTACCTGCAacaaattaaaaagtttttatcAATCATTTACTATATAACTAAAAAAGAGATTAATACTCACttcatttcataaaaaatattttttggctAATCTAATTACCTATGATAAATTATGTCACCATGTGAAATACATGAATCATGCATTTTAGCATTCAATTGAAATGAAATATACTTGTCACTTACCATACAATTATGAATTGGTTCGGAGCCATTATATGTCACTTGATCAGTAACATCAAGTATGTAAAACTTAATAGGTACTTGGTATTGATCCCAATCAACCCATGTTATTGTATATTTAAGGGAAGCTTTTCTCTCTTGTCTGTTATTATATCCTTTTTGTAATTTGCATTGAGAAGTCTTTTCACAACAAAAAATTCCTCCTTTATAATCACTAGACATTGGTTTCCCATCAATACCGGTTTTGCTTACAAAGTCTTCACTTTTGACATTATAATGGTCACATCTGCATTCGGTGCAACCTTTTTTGTCTTCTGTACCACGTGTGTCAATAACCATGATATTGAATAACCATTTCTCTTCATTATACTCCTTTGGGACATTCTCAGGGTGCGTACCTACTTCTATTCTAAATGGATCTGGTAGTTCTAAGctagtttttcgtgcatcaactCCAAGCCCCCAGGAATATGAATTAACACTACCCTGGCATACTCCATCGTTTCTTCTAAAATACTTACCGTATATGGGCTGACTTTGATTAGCTTGACGTGACATGGTGacattttcaaaatatcttaaaaCAAAATAATGGTGTAGGTAAGCTTCATATAATGGCAAAGAATTCCGATGTTCATCAACTAACTCGGCTTGAAAATTCTTGATTCCGATGTGTCCTCTTGGAAACTCAATATCGAATAAATCTGTTATCGTAACCTTTCCTGGTTCCAATACAAATTGCTCACTATAAAAAGTAGCCGTCTTGATATGATTTGAATTCTCATATTGTCGTGCGAATATGATGCTTGATTGCAACAGTATAATTGTTAATGATAGTAATAACACTTCAGGTATAAACTTCATGTTTTTCTGCAAATCGTCATATTTATATGATCATCAATCATATGTTTATATGTTAAACTATGGAAATATCAATCATATGTTTATAAATTAGGAAAACATGTTAAGGaagacaaataaaatattaaaccaTGTGGAACTTGAATAAGATATATGAAATTGAAATTCACATAACATGTCAAAAAGACAAGTACCTTGTTGGAGATTCAATTTTTGATATTTGAAAAAATAGTGGAAGTTGAATTTGTATTGATATGAAATTTTTGTATGTCTACTGCTTTTATAGTAGAATCTAATGCCAATTTTGTTGAATTCTCAATGCTAGATCCCTATTTTTGGTGGGCTTTCTAACTATGTGTGCCATTTGTTAAAAAACCTTGTTTGTTATTAGTTTCCAATTaatgtaacaatattttttatttttttggtatacATTAAGAAACAACTTAATTCCAACTCAACTATGAATTCATCTTAGTTGCAAAATTGTTTAgataataagatatttttttagattttgtcAAATTTGTTTTTTAACCTTATCCTCTTCTTATGCGACTCTTTTGATATTTTGGCCAAAAACAAATCCCCATGAATTTATGTTATAGTTCAAACTAACACAAAATTTGAAAGTTAAAAGACTTAATaaagtataaaaattatttagtaaattaaatacGATACTATCTTGGTATTGCGTatatttaatattccttttataatCTATTAATCTGATAGATGAATACCcactttctattttctttgtattttttttaaaaatgacctACTTAGCTCAGTATTTAGAGTATTGCTTTTATACGGCAATAGTTCAGCAATACCATaatgtgaaattcaaaattttttatttatgataaaataaaatttcttaagTTACAAATaacttcaataaaaattttatttatttttttggagcTTTATGAAGACGATTTCCTCTAATGGGGCATCTAAAAAAAGCACGTTTTACTTTTACTGATTAAAAAgtctaaacttttttttaatagattttttgtGTCATTAACTGAAaatttatatatcacttttgtttttattaaattaattgtaTGATATTGAacaaaaaagaagatgatgatgatgacgataatgatgataatgaaggAAGAGTAAGAAGGAGAAGGATCGGAAGAGGTGGTGGTAAAGGAGgaaatggtgatgatgatgatgatgatgataataatgataatgaaggGGGAGAAGGAGGATGAGGATGAAGAACAACGAGAATGAAAACGATAACGATAACATAAACGCTCGTATATAAATTTAACTTGGTTGAACTTAGTTAAAAAGATACTTGATTGTCTAAGATTTTGATGTGTAAAATTTTCGCACtaaaatatacatattttaaCTTAACTATTGCCTATTTTTACTTACTTAATTATTACCTATTTTAACTCCTATTATAAGTGAAAactatttgattaatttaaataataatataaaatatattattattattattattattattattattattattattattattattattattattattattattattattattattattattattattattattattattgtactaaatttttatttgcttttaataTCTTATTACATGCTATTAAATATTTAACTCATTacaaaaaaattgaattcaattttttatatatatttcatgactaatgtaataaatttatttatttttaatattttattaataatcatGAATATATAATGGTTATTAATAGGTA is drawn from Arachis hypogaea cultivar Tifrunner chromosome 12, arahy.Tifrunner.gnm2.J5K5, whole genome shotgun sequence and contains these coding sequences:
- the LOC112729577 gene encoding uncharacterized protein; this translates as MAHIKNMKFIPEVLLLSLTIILLQSSIIFARQYENSNHIKTATFYSEQFVLEPGKVTITDLFDIEFPRGHIGIKNFQAELVDEHRNSLPLYEAYLHHYFVLRYFENVTMSRQANQSQPIYGKYFRRNDGVCQGSVNSYSWGLGVDARKTSLELPDPFRIEVGTHPENVPKEYNEEKWLFNIMVIDTRGTEDKKGCTECRCDHYNVKSEDFVSKTGIDGKPMSSDYKGGIFCCEKTSQCKLQKGYNNRQERKASLKYTITWVDWDQYQVPIKFYILDVTDQVTYNGSEPIHNCMVEYSITPQNTDIGHYHIKRTKIPMKKGGNLIYSTAHVHPGIVNATLYGENGKVLCAVQPTYGTGEEPGNEKGYVVGMSGCYPKPGSIKIQDGEILTVEFIHENKYNTGLMGHFYVYLTEELP